From the genome of Rhinolophus ferrumequinum isolate MPI-CBG mRhiFer1 chromosome 24, mRhiFer1_v1.p, whole genome shotgun sequence:
ATACCAGGGGCTTACAGAGCTAGACTAGGAAGGCAAAGATGGAAGATGAATGACACTCTGTTTACTCTCTTCCTCCCAGAATCATAATGGCAATAGATACAACATTTACCATAATCCGAATACTCTTCCAAAAGCTTTACATAAATGGATTCAATTGTcataacaactctatgaagtaggaAATGTTACGCTTCGCATTTACAGATACATAAACAGACATGAGAGTATGACTTCCTTTcctaagttcacacagctagtcacTGATAGACctgagatttaaatttaaagtgattttaaacagacaaaaatccacaAGACAAAGAGCTCTCAAAAAGAGTTAACTACgaaacagaaagcaaatggaAGCAAACAGAGAAATCTGAACCCCAAAGTCCAGAAATCTGAACCGTGAGCTGGCTGGGTAAAGCTAAGAAATAGCTCTAAGACTCAAAACATAGTGGCACCAGAATCCTAGACGTAGAGGTGAAGGAGAACAGGAGGACTGGTTCAATGGTTAAGAAGTTACAGACTTCCTGAGGCCTCTTCCCCTGCTACATGACTGGACAACTGTTTCTCTCGGTGACATATTCGTAAGACACAAGGTTTATTCCCTGAAAGGGTATAAAACGAGATCTCTGGCCTGGATCCACTAGCCACAAATTGAGGAGCAGAGTACTGTACTAAAAACAAGTGTATTAAAACCAAATTTACATACGGAAGTACATACAAGACCTCCAGCTTTCTTTTCCCACTTGGCTACAAAACTTCGGCAGCCTGATTTATACCCTCAAGcagatttttctttcaggaatCTGACCAGCCTCAGAGAAAAGACCTAAGATCCTGATAGCACAGGTCCTCTCAACAAAATACCCTATCAGATCACCCCACAATATAGCCTAGTTGGGGCATAGAGCTTCCAATTGTCTTCATAGTGCCTCAGTCTCAAATATGAGCCAATAAATATGGCACAACAGATATTTGAGGAAAGCATGTAATATGAAAAGCAGAGATGGAACCAATAAGTAGATTCAAGCAATGAGGAAGAAACAAATTATGAAGGGAGATGAAAACTAGAAACTATAATATCCACAGAGAAGAGAAGATGCTACATCAGTGAAAAAGGAACAtgatactataaaaaaaatatttcgaAAACAAAAAGGAGCTCTTGGAATTTAAAAGTGTGACAATAGAAATAAACTCTATAGAtgcttttaaagataaagaaaatcccCGACATGGTAGAGCAAAAAAACAGATGGAaagttttagggggaaaaaaggacgAACTAGTCAAGGAAGTCCAATATCCAATAAATAGGAGTGTTAGAGAGAAAGAACACAGACAATGGATGGGGAGGAATTCATTAAGGAAATAATCTCAGGACATTTTCCAGAGTTGAACAGTTTGAGTCATTACAATGAAAGAGCCCAACACAATGTGTGGAAATAGACTCGTACCATGGTACAATACTGGGGCATTTCAGAacactgaaaagaacaaaagatcCTGAAAGCTTCTAAAGAGAAACAACCATTAAGAGCTAGAACCATGAAAATTCTCAGGAACAACACTGGAAGCTAGAATAAAATGCAGCAATGTCTTTGGAAATTTGAAGAAACAAGATTTCCAACCTAGATTTTTATAGTCAATCTGTCGATTAAGCATTTGTGTAGAGAGAGAAATTTTCAGTCATATAATTTTCCCTCTCAGGAAGTTACTGAGGTTGTATTCTACCAAACAAAGGAGCAGACCAAAATGAGAAAGACATGAGATTCTGGAAAAAGAATACTCCACACAAGGGAAGGGTGAAGGGGGAGTCCCTGGGATAGTGGTGAGAGGAGCTCCCAAGAGCAAGCTGTGCAGAGGCCTGGAGAGCTCTCCGTCCAGACTAGAGCAGCTCAGAGGCTCGCAGAGAGGAGAGACTTTGAACAATAGAACAGCTAAGGCGCTTGATTATATGGAGAGGAGATTTACCCAACGTGGGGAAATTCGGGATATATTCATGATAACTcaccaatgaaaaaaaaaattactaacttTGGTTGGGTAGTGGCTGGAAGGAATGGAAATGTCATATTACAAGACTCAACTATgaagaatatttatataatcaaaaattttaaacatcaaataTTGAGCTAGCAAAAGTTAGACTCAAGTATATTGGGGGAGTGAGTGAAAGAGCTGTATCTTAAGTCTTCTGTAATCAGAAGCAGATTACAGAtacctaaaattgaaaaataaactctgCATGTCATTTGGAGACACGGAGATAATATCAGCTACCCCCGTCCCAAGAAGTAAACTCCATAGACACAAAccaacaacaaaagcaacaaaaacaaaatgagctAAAACACTTAAAAGTGGTTGCCTCTTGGAGATAGGAACtgctattaggttgatgcaaaagtaattgtggtttttgcaattatttttaactttttaaactgcaattacttttgccccaacctaatagtTTTTGTAACATGCCTTATAGACCTATTTGAGATTCTTCATACTATATGGATGTGAAACagaaaagtaagttttaaaaagtataaatcaaATTTGTATAAATCAAGTTGTAATTTAGTAAGATAGCTGACAAGCTGAGCTAAAGAACCCTTCTTGGTAAGTGTTTTATACCATTTTGTAGTACATAAATTTGAGTTGAAGTCACGGGGAGCACACCTAAATTGTGGTTTCATCAATAGGCACTTAAGAGAAAGCTAAATCCAGAATTAAGAAATAGCTACTGAGAGTAATAGTTGCTGGGACAATGTGCTACAATATACTGTCTTCTATTATTCTGTTTTACACAGAGCTCTCCCAGTTACTGCTTTGTGACCTTACTCTACATTTTAATCATCCTGTGAAGGCAGATGACttcaaggaaacagaaagaaacaaccCCCTCTTTGAAGAGTTTAAAGTATCAGATGTATCCCTTGCTTCTGATAGTTTTTCGACctgatttcttatttgtttattgtgaaTTTAGAACTGTACGTATTGTTGAATTAACAAATATCTGGGAGATTTGAGtttactaatatatttaatataataaaaaacaaaataaaaatatgttgagtTATAAATAATCATTTCATGTTCCTGAAGGCtgctttattattgttttaatatttcaaagaacGGCTAATTTATTTCACTAATGGCAAGGATATGACATAGGAAATTGGCCATGGGGCACTGCTTACTTTTTACCTCATGCTTGAATTTGACTTGGGCTGAAAGAGAGTCACTAAATTGTAAATGGATGGTATTGACTTTATATTAATCCGATCTCTCCTGGTAGCAAATACCCGAAACAGCTCAAGCTAGCTGAAGCATGTGTTGTGTTGTGTGACTTGGCAGTCCGTGGTTGGAATGGCTTTCCAGGGCCCCCTGATTAATCAGATGTCTCTATCCTGGTTCTTTTCTGGGCATTGGCCTTATCCTCTCCTGTTACGCGCTGGTTTCCTCCAAAAGGCAGGTCGAAGAAGGGGTAGAGTCATGGCAGGCGACAACTCCGGGTGTGCAGCGTTAACTTCTGGGGGCCCCAGAGAAGAGATATCCTGACTCAGCCTCCGTGTTTAACATTCCAGAGAAGGATGCCAGCTTGGGTAAGATGTTTATCCCTGAGCAGGGTCCTAAGCAACTGTGATTGGGGAGGCTGGGTCACATGCCAGGTCTGGCCAAAGGAGAAGAGGGCCCCTCGGAAGAATGGAGTTGCCATTGcctgaagaagaggagaagggtgCCAGTCATAAAAAGATCAGATGCTCACCACCGATTTGTCGTGGCAGTGGGATTATTTTTAGGATACTTTTATCCTAAAACTTCCCAATTTCTGTCCCTTTCCACCAAAGGAGACTTAAATTAATAGGCTTTGGTTTGCCATATATACATGATTCACTACCAAATAGTTGCTTTGAAATCTACCATGTCCtccattttttgatattttttttaatataaaggcTAGAAAACTACAAAGCAAGAAATAAGGGCAGCTCGCTCCATAACAGAACTCGTGATGGGTGCTACCCTCACTACCCAGCACTAGGTCAGCATTTAACACAGAACAGGCAGGAGGTAAATGCTTGCTAAATGTTCTGTTGATTGAATAAGCGTGTAAAGGAATGCAGGTTTTTCAGCTTTAGAATCTCAGATTTTGGACCTTAAGTAGAGAACTGCTTTGTAAGGATGAAGTTTTGTGAAGCATTTTTATCATCATTGGTTAAAAGTCTCCACATACTCGTCGTAGCAAATTGTCAGTTTTAACCTGGTGATTTCCAAGAATCCCTTCCAATTTTCTATCAGCTCATGAAAAGGAAGATGCAAGATATTCTTTGCCACTCAGAGAACTTGGAGATTAAACAGAGAAGCAAACAATTTTTGTTGCTAATAAAAGTTGTGGAATAACAACCAAGGGCCCAAAGGGGAAAGCTTGAAGAACCACATAActccaggtttttgttttgcaaaatgccTACTGCTTTTGAGATACGTAACCAGAAGGAAAGAGCTGAATTGCTTTGCAGGATTTATAAACGCTTTTTGGGAAGGATGAGAAGGGCGTTATGAGAGTGGTGGGGCataaaaagatggaagaaagagatCTAGTCAGAAAGTCGGATCAGATTTTTCTGTGTGTAGTCAttgctttttcatcttcccaagaCGACTTTGGCAATATCTACATCCCTTGACAATGCTTTTGGAGTTGGGTGAGGGTTAGAAGAGGAGGGATTGAGATGTGATGAATTGAAATCCAGCTGTATTTGACACCAGAGCCTCAtctctaaatttaaaatgttttcatttggtatttgtagcttaaatatactttaaaacaaaaatgaatactaTGGATTAAACTGTACAGACAATAATGTTGTTTCAGGAACCCAAAAGTAAAGCAAAaggcaaattaattttaatcccAGGAAGTGATCCCAACatgcatttatcttttcataaaaaagtatataaaaatacaccccccctacaacaacaaaaacaccaaacaagaaaggatgaaatatttttgaagccTTTTAAATTACTGCTGCTGAGAAAGTGAATTTTAGTAATGTTCTAATTATACGTATAAAACTGATGGTTGCCTCTGACTGACAGAGGTTtggctattaaaaagaaaaacaacccagttTTATGTGATAGCAAAAGCTATTACTAAGTGTTTTGAAACTTGCCCCAAATTATTTTTGTAGCTATGTAAACTACTGTACTTTGTAATGGGTatcaaaaatacacatttttataggACTTATTACAATGCAGTACGTGACTTCAAGTGCAAACATTATTACTGATGCACTTTACAAACActgaagaagaataaataaattacgGGATGTTTGACAGTCTTTGTTTCAAAACTTCTTAAAGCGAAAGGACAAAACCCCTGTGTTCGTGTCGAGGGGTTTGATTCAGTCCTAAGTGAGTGTCCAGCCAGCCAGGTCCCTGCTTTCCCATCCGGGCAGCAGAGGCAGGCGGACGGGTGACTCGCTAGGCCTGAGCTGCAGAATACGTCAACGTGCACTGGTATCGGGAACCTCGGTTTTTCCCATCGATGAGCAGAAGTGGCATTTTTCTGAAGTAGTCGATGATATCTGACACAGACAAAAAGTCCTGAAAGATTCAA
Proteins encoded in this window:
- the C24H5orf58 gene encoding putative uncharacterized protein C5orf58 homolog; the protein is MYRNNTDHKLKVEAIIKNINTISLELKKMKELSQLLLCDLTLHFNHPVKADDFKETERNNPLFEEFKVSDVSLASDSFST